One Deltaproteobacteria bacterium genomic region harbors:
- a CDS encoding response regulator, which translates to MKRILVVDDEEHIRLLYKEELEEEGYEVELAEGGEEALEKLDKLRPDLVTLDLKMPGMGGLEVLSRIREQDKELPVIICTAYGDYKRDLTTWASDAYVVKSSDLSDLKRVIREFLENEKG; encoded by the coding sequence ATGAAGAGGATCTTGGTGGTCGATGACGAGGAGCACATCCGCCTCCTCTACAAAGAGGAGTTGGAGGAGGAGGGGTATGAGGTGGAACTGGCCGAGGGGGGGGAGGAGGCCTTGGAAAAACTGGACAAATTGAGGCCAGACTTGGTCACCCTAGACCTCAAGATGCCCGGCATGGGGGGGCTGGAGGTCCTCAGCAGGATAAGGGAGCAGGACAAGGAGCTGCCGGTGATCATCTGCACCGCCTATGGGGACTACAAGAGGGACCTCACCACCTGGGCATCTGATGCCTATGTGGTGAAGAGCTCAGACTTGAGTGATCTTAAGAGGGTAATCAGGGAATTTCTCGAAAACGAAAAGGGATAG
- a CDS encoding (2Fe-2S)-binding protein: MKRSVLLRVNGETHEVFITPSRTLLEVLRHDLHLTGAKEACGIGACGACSVLVNGKPVNSCITLAVEVEGQEIETIEGLAEAGNLHPLQKAFIDHHAFQCGFCTPGMIMAAKALLDRNPEPTEEEIRNAISGNLCRCTGYGNITNAILSAAEKMRKKESSGER; this comes from the coding sequence ATGAAAAGAAGCGTTCTGCTGAGGGTAAATGGAGAAACTCACGAGGTATTTATCACGCCTAGCCGTACACTGCTTGAGGTCCTTAGGCACGACCTGCACCTGACGGGCGCCAAGGAGGCATGCGGAATAGGTGCGTGCGGGGCCTGTTCCGTGCTTGTCAATGGGAAGCCCGTAAACTCCTGTATAACCCTCGCGGTAGAGGTGGAGGGACAAGAGATAGAGACGATCGAGGGACTTGCAGAGGCGGGTAATCTTCATCCCCTCCAAAAGGCTTTTATAGACCACCATGCCTTCCAGTGCGGGTTCTGCACCCCGGGAATGATTATGGCTGCCAAGGCGCTACTGGACAGGAACCCTGAACCGACTGAAGAAGAGATAAGAAATGCCATATCAGGAAACCTGTGCAGGTGCACGGGCTATGGGAATATCACCAATGCCATATTGAGCGCTGCTGAGAAAATGAGAAAAAAAGAGAGTAGCGGAGAGCGATGA